TCTCAGATCCAGCATATCCTGCCTATACTGGCCGTTGCAGGAAATCGATTCAACGAGGAATTCGACAATAAAGTAGAGGCCGTCATCCAAGAGCGTTTTACCACCATCCACCCTTCGGTCAAGTGGAGATTCACCGAAGAGGCCATGCGATTGATCAGCACGCCAGAGCATCAGATCGATCTCAAGGATATCGTCTTTCGCAAGGTCTATCCATTATTCGGTCAACTGGATATCCGACAGAGTACCCTGAACCGGAATGAGGCCGTACGCAAGGACATGATCGAACAGATGGACATGGCTGCCGAGATCATCACTTCTGCAAGCAGGATCAAGAAACTTCCCATCTATGAGGAGATACTCTACAATATCATGCGCTTCAAATCTGCTTTGAATGAAGACATAGACACGACCACTGAACACGCCATCATTGTATTTGTCACAAAAGAATTGAACCCACTCATCAGTTCTACCAGCAAAGCCTTTCCTGAGCTGAGTGAGACAGTAGAGCAATATGAGAAATCACTGAAAGCGGGATTTGAGATCGTCTATCAGGAGCGCGCTGCATTTGACAGGTCGTTGAATGAGATCAACCGTATCCTCACCCAATACATCGATGAAGAACAGCTCAAAGCCCAGAAGATGTTCCCACACTATTTCGAACGGTATAAGACGGATGGTGTGGAGTTCAACATGTATATCGGGGAGAGCATTGCACCAGGTCAAGGATTCGACCTGCTGTACTATAAGAATCTGAGATTGTGGCAATTGCTGGCAATGATCCAGATGGAACGCAAGGTGGCCACCGTCCGCGATGACTTACCCTTGCCCTTGGAGATCGCCTCACTCATATTGGCATTCAGTACTCCTTTGTCCATTCACTTCCGCATCGATGAGAAAAGATTCGATGTGGAGGGTGCATACAACGCCCGGTATGAGATCATCAAAAAGAGGTTGGATAAGGCCTATATCAAAGGGACAGAAGAGCGTATCACCTGTCCGGGGAAAATGGTAGTGGTATATAGCAGCGAAAGCGATGAACAGGAGTACCTGCGCTATTTCCGTTTCCTACAGGCCAAAGGATTGATCAAACCTGGACCTGTGCAACGTGTTACCTTGCAGGATCTGCAAGGCGTATCCGGATTGAAGGCACTGAGAGCTGATATCGACTATTCCCGATCAGATGAGCTCAGTTCTCTGAGTATGGATGATATCATCGCTGAGATAGAGGAGAGCCCGGCAGAGCCATCTTGATGGACTACTGATCAGTCTGCTGAGAGTAGGTAGATGGTATAATCCTCAGAGTCGAATGAAGCAGAGCGTTCAATGTCGATAGGACTACCAAAAGTGCGCTTCAATACGACCACCGCAGTCAGCCCTTTGGCCTTCAAGCTATCCAATGTCTGGTCGCGAGCTATCCGCTCGTTGTCCATCACCCAGCCTTTTCTATGCGCGAAATACATGGGAGTAGGGTAGTCACCGCTATTGATCAAGATGAGGTCGTCCTTGTCGGTGAGTAGGTCCAAGTCCTCTTCTAATCCTTCCAAAGCTTGCATATGTTCTTTGATACGGAAGTCATGTTGTTGATTGATGACACCTTCCAGCATAATGATGCTGACCAAAGCGATTCTCAGCCAATTCTTCCCAACTGAAGCCAATGCATGGCCACAGATAAGAGCCATCACCGGCACAAAGGGTATCACGTAG
Above is a genomic segment from Flavobacteriales bacterium containing:
- a CDS encoding GAF domain-containing protein, whose product is GSLLGENLKSGGIQSYFAIPVSFRGEKLGFLELGSQRKGALNSTIHSQIQHILPILAVAGNRFNEEFDNKVEAVIQERFTTIHPSVKWRFTEEAMRLISTPEHQIDLKDIVFRKVYPLFGQLDIRQSTLNRNEAVRKDMIEQMDMAAEIITSASRIKKLPIYEEILYNIMRFKSALNEDIDTTTEHAIIVFVTKELNPLISSTSKAFPELSETVEQYEKSLKAGFEIVYQERAAFDRSLNEINRILTQYIDEEQLKAQKMFPHYFERYKTDGVEFNMYIGESIAPGQGFDLLYYKNLRLWQLLAMIQMERKVATVRDDLPLPLEIASLILAFSTPLSIHFRIDEKRFDVEGAYNARYEIIKKRLDKAYIKGTEERITCPGKMVVVYSSESDEQEYLRYFRFLQAKGLIKPGPVQRVTLQDLQGVSGLKALRADIDYSRSDELSSLSMDDIIAEIEESPAEPS